A DNA window from Spartobacteria bacterium contains the following coding sequences:
- a CDS encoding TrkH family potassium uptake protein yields the protein MKAIIHAVALVGLLMGVSMIPCCGIALWYCDPDPILKTFLITGLVCILVSVAAWFFSRGTAKVKKHDGIILVLVSWLLCGFIGALPYLLTGTIADPFSALFESFSGLTTTGASVLTNLEQLPRAVLFWRSLTHFLGGVGILIVFVAILPFVGVGGVQLYKAESTGLTDDRLTARIADTARIILGIYIALNVLCTVLLRLGGLSWFDSVCQAFGTIATGGFSTRTDSIAAFNNPYVEWVIIVFMFLSGVSFVLHYRAFKGVYSAYHRSEEFQLFAVLCIVVSTISAFLIKNQLGMSFPIAFRTAAFQTVSLFSTTGFITADYDVWPNVIRLMFLILMVFGACAGSTSGAIKSVRIVVAWKRIRQQFQQFVRPSHVTIIKLDGKPITNELADKATTYIVIYIMLILVASLIVSLFVPDAMTAISAVIACLGGVGPGMSVAGPTETFAQFPAIAKSILIICMLLGRLEIFVCLVVFTPGFWKKW from the coding sequence ATGAAGGCAATAATTCATGCTGTCGCGCTTGTCGGCCTCCTTATGGGGGTCTCTATGATACCATGTTGTGGCATTGCACTATGGTATTGCGACCCTGATCCGATACTGAAAACATTTCTTATTACTGGATTGGTGTGCATACTTGTTTCCGTTGCTGCATGGTTCTTTTCGCGCGGAACCGCCAAGGTAAAAAAACACGACGGGATCATTCTCGTGCTCGTTTCATGGCTTCTGTGTGGGTTCATAGGTGCCTTGCCGTATTTGCTGACGGGAACCATTGCCGATCCTTTCTCCGCACTTTTTGAAAGTTTCTCCGGCTTAACGACAACGGGGGCTTCCGTTTTAACGAATTTGGAACAACTGCCAAGAGCCGTGCTTTTCTGGCGTTCGCTAACGCATTTTTTAGGGGGTGTCGGTATCCTGATTGTATTTGTCGCTATCCTTCCGTTTGTCGGAGTGGGGGGCGTGCAGCTATACAAGGCTGAGTCCACAGGACTCACGGACGACAGGCTTACCGCACGCATCGCTGATACAGCCCGAATCATTCTCGGAATCTATATCGCGCTCAACGTGCTGTGCACAGTACTTCTTCGTCTAGGTGGATTGTCGTGGTTTGATTCCGTGTGCCAAGCCTTCGGCACGATTGCAACGGGAGGGTTTTCAACGCGGACGGACAGCATTGCAGCCTTCAACAATCCCTATGTTGAATGGGTCATTATTGTGTTCATGTTTCTTTCGGGTGTTAGCTTTGTTCTTCATTACCGAGCGTTCAAAGGCGTATACTCCGCTTATCATAGAAGTGAAGAATTTCAATTATTCGCAGTGCTTTGCATCGTCGTTTCGACGATTTCTGCGTTTCTTATCAAAAACCAACTTGGCATGTCTTTTCCCATAGCCTTTCGCACAGCAGCATTTCAGACCGTATCTCTTTTTTCGACAACAGGTTTTATAACGGCTGACTACGATGTATGGCCCAATGTCATTCGACTAATGTTTCTAATACTGATGGTATTTGGTGCCTGTGCCGGCTCCACATCAGGAGCGATAAAAAGTGTGCGCATAGTCGTGGCATGGAAGCGCATCAGGCAGCAGTTCCAGCAGTTTGTACGTCCTTCGCATGTGACAATCATCAAGCTAGATGGAAAGCCTATAACAAATGAACTTGCCGACAAAGCGACAACGTACATTGTGATCTATATAATGCTCATTTTGGTGGCATCACTTATTGTCAGTCTTTTTGTCCCGGATGCAATGACGGCTATTTCTGCGGTTATCGCCTGCCTTGGCGGGGTCGGCCCCGGTATGAGTGTTGCGGGGCCGACAGAGACATTTGCGCAATTCCCGGCCATCGCCAAGTCAATCCTGATCATATGCATGCTTTTAGGCAGGCTGGAGATTTTTGTTTGCCTTGTCGTTTTCACGCCCGGTTTCTGGAAAAAGTGGTAA